The following proteins are co-located in the Peromyscus maniculatus bairdii isolate BWxNUB_F1_BW_parent chromosome 23, HU_Pman_BW_mat_3.1, whole genome shotgun sequence genome:
- the LOC143270598 gene encoding sperm motility kinase Z-like, producing the protein MIDTLTTTYLIMEYVAGEDLESCLQALGCLKEEEARGIFRQIVSAVHFLHQRHIAHRDIKLENILVDAAGNAKLCDFGMAIEITEGQMLEEICGSLLYWAPEILARKPYDGLAGDMWSLGIVLYVLVTGHFPYMEETLERMHRVITTTMCPIPYHLSKPCYFIIARLLMVPTWYQFTICQLVERAWLGPIQEHVLPTTKEILPRVMETMCTIGYTCEEIVSSLTHRREDNHVKATCNILKYQLSGGDSNQQDQMPWLTSSPAGSVHLPLPLTRRASEPAFTTSTYAGKGHFKVEGVEERGKRCKSYTMPHRLSFPDELPCSDNTVPERDALVADVINTATEDTEVKRNSVDSLPGNLSSPESVLEATPMGFQNLGFCEEDSSQGSDIPSDQPQVAPMTSGSRPLRIWKLVRKQISHALRALCCCCCCLPTPSMETEMAQ; encoded by the exons ATGATTGACACACTGACAACCACTTATCTGattatggagtatgtggcaggagaagatctggagagctgcctccaggcactgggctgtctaaaggaggaggaggctagagggATTTTCCGGCAGATAGTGTCAGCAGTTCACTTTCTCCACCAGAGACACATTGCACACCgtgatatcaaattagaaaacatcctagtcgatgcagcaggaaatgcaaaactttgtgactttggtatggcaattgaaatcacagaggggcagatgttggaggagatctgtggctccttgctctattgggccccagagatcttggcaagaaagccctatgatggactggcaggtgatatgtggagcttgggtatTGTTCTATATGTCTTGGTCACAGGGCACTttccatacatggaagaaacccttgaacgtatgcacagggtcatcaccaccacaatgtgtCCCATTCCCTACCATCTCTCAAAACCCTGTTATTTCATCATTGCCCGACTACTCATGGTCCCCACCTGGTACCAATTCACAATCTGTCAGCTTGTGGAAAGAGCATGGCTGGGCCCAATTCAAGAACATGTACTGCCTAccaccaaagaaatcctgcccagGGTCATGGAGACCATGTGCACCATAGGCTATACTTGTGAGGAGATTGTTTCATCCCTAACTCACAGGCGAGAAGATAATCATGTAAAGGCTACATGcaacattctcaaatatcagCTGAGTGGTGGGGACAGCAATCAGCAAGATCAGATGCCCTGGTTAACCAGCAGCCCTGCAGGTTCTGTTCACCTCCCTCTTCCCTTGACGAGGAGAGCCAGTGAACCAGCATTTACAACCAGTACATATGCTGGGAAGGGTCACTTTAAGGTGGAGGGTGTGGAAGAAAGAGGCAAAAGATGTAAAAGCTACACCATGCCTCACAGACTCTCCTTCCCAGACGAGCTTCCCTGTtcagacaacacagtcccagaaagagatgctctTGTGGCTGATGTCATCAACACTGCTACAGAGGACACTGAAGTCAAGAGGAATTCTGTTGACTCCCTGCCTGGCAATCTCTCCTCTCCAGAATCAGTCTTGGAGGCTACTCCCATGGGATTTCagaacctgggcttctgtgaagaagattcatcccaggggtcagacattcccagtgaccagccccaggTGGCACCCATGACATCTGGATCCAGGCCACTCAGGATCTGGAAACTGGTGAGGAAGCAAATTTCCCATGCACTGAGagcactgtgctgctgctgctgctgcctgcccaccccaag taTGGAAACTGAAATGGCCCAATAG